The proteins below come from a single Polymorphobacter fuscus genomic window:
- a CDS encoding SDR family NAD(P)-dependent oxidoreductase, giving the protein MVNILLTGASRGIGAAARIALHDAGHMVIGQSTAGDDGLIAADFAHPGAADALWDAALAAAGGRIDVLINNAGVFEAVDIADAEGFAATWGRSHAINLQSAADLCRHAVLHFQRFGGGRIINVASRAGHRGDSPSHWHYAAAKGGMLALTKTIARGYAAQEILAFAVAPGFTLTGMAEEYLATRGGDKLLADIPLGRVADAAEVAEAIRWLALDAPPSLTGSTLDINGASYVR; this is encoded by the coding sequence ATGGTCAATATCCTCCTCACCGGTGCCTCGCGCGGCATCGGCGCCGCCGCCCGCATCGCGCTGCACGACGCCGGCCACATGGTCATCGGCCAGTCGACCGCCGGCGACGACGGGCTGATCGCCGCCGATTTCGCGCATCCGGGCGCCGCCGACGCGCTGTGGGACGCAGCGCTCGCCGCGGCCGGCGGGCGCATTGACGTGCTGATCAACAATGCCGGCGTCTTCGAAGCCGTCGACATCGCCGACGCCGAAGGCTTTGCCGCCACCTGGGGCCGCAGCCACGCCATCAACCTGCAATCTGCCGCAGACCTGTGCCGCCATGCGGTGCTGCATTTCCAGCGCTTCGGCGGGGGTCGCATCATCAACGTCGCCAGCCGCGCAGGCCACCGCGGCGACAGCCCGTCGCATTGGCATTATGCCGCCGCCAAGGGCGGGATGCTGGCGCTGACCAAGACCATCGCCCGGGGCTATGCGGCGCAGGAGATCCTGGCCTTTGCCGTCGCGCCGGGGTTCACCCTGACCGGTATGGCAGAGGAGTATCTGGCGACCCGGGGCGGCGACAAGCTGCTCGCCGACATTCCGCTGGGGCGCGTTGCCGACGCAGCGGAAGTGGCCGAGGCGATTCGCTGGCTGGCCCTCGACGCGCCGCCGTCACTGACCGGCAGCACGCTCGATATCAACGGCGCCAGCTATGTCCGGTAA
- a CDS encoding AAA family ATPase: protein MKRVCLTGVESTGKSTLAPVLAARFGGVVMPEYGRRWAERNGVDFIPAALHAIAAGHAAARAAIAAGAPDLIIEDTDIVMTSAWARMLYGRRDPVLSAIAATADLYLLFAADTPWIDDGTRQFRGQDRERFAAIIIDELARRQLNPVLISGSWTQREATAIRAVAALLAA from the coding sequence GGAAAGCACCGGGAAATCGACGCTGGCGCCGGTGCTCGCGGCGCGTTTTGGCGGTGTCGTCATGCCCGAATATGGCCGGCGCTGGGCGGAACGCAACGGGGTCGACTTCATCCCGGCGGCACTCCACGCCATCGCGGCCGGCCATGCCGCGGCACGCGCCGCGATCGCGGCCGGCGCGCCGGACCTGATCATCGAAGACACCGACATCGTGATGACCAGTGCCTGGGCGCGCATGCTCTATGGCCGCCGCGACCCGGTGCTGAGCGCCATTGCCGCCACGGCCGACCTGTACCTGCTGTTCGCCGCCGACACGCCCTGGATCGACGATGGCACCCGCCAGTTCCGCGGCCAGGACCGCGAACGTTTTGCCGCGATCATCATCGACGAACTGGCGCGGCGCCAGCTCAACCCGGTGCTGATCTCGGGCAGCTGGACGCAGCGGGAGGCCACAGCCATCCGCGCCGTTGCAGCGCTGCTCGCCGCCTGA
- a CDS encoding 50S ribosomal protein L11 methyltransferase — protein sequence MSGNAGWTLTLACTRADAEAMPEIGDVFPDLADPPSLNVEEPDPDAPDAWVLTAYFNDEPDPALVDRIVALFPSAADVVVAPLAEADWTTMSQRDLEPVRAGRFLVHTRAHADAVRPGDIALGIEAGLAFGTGQHATTLGCLRALDRLARRRRFANIADLGTGTGVLALAAARRWPKARVIASDIDPVSIAVTRANLRDNKVAAGHAAGQIALVVAAGMDHRLLAAGAPYDLIIANILAPPLVAISRPVSAALAPGGVLVLAGLLRSHAVRVRGAYRKHGLVPLEPQRGRGEWPCVVLTRP from the coding sequence ATGTCCGGTAATGCGGGCTGGACGCTGACCCTGGCCTGCACCCGCGCCGATGCCGAAGCCATGCCCGAAATCGGCGATGTCTTTCCCGACCTCGCCGACCCGCCCTCGCTGAATGTCGAGGAGCCCGACCCTGACGCACCCGACGCCTGGGTGCTGACCGCCTATTTCAATGACGAACCCGATCCGGCGCTGGTCGATCGCATCGTCGCGCTGTTCCCGTCGGCCGCCGATGTGGTGGTGGCGCCGCTTGCCGAGGCCGACTGGACGACGATGAGCCAGCGCGACCTCGAACCGGTGCGGGCCGGCCGCTTCCTGGTCCATACCCGCGCCCATGCCGACGCGGTCCGCCCCGGCGACATCGCGCTGGGAATCGAGGCCGGGCTGGCGTTCGGCACCGGCCAGCATGCCACGACGCTGGGTTGCCTGCGTGCGCTCGACCGGCTGGCGCGGCGCCGGCGCTTTGCCAATATCGCCGATCTCGGGACCGGCACTGGTGTGCTGGCACTGGCGGCGGCGCGGCGCTGGCCCAAGGCCCGGGTCATTGCCAGCGACATCGATCCGGTTTCGATCGCGGTCACGCGCGCCAATCTGCGCGACAACAAGGTGGCGGCCGGCCACGCCGCCGGGCAGATTGCTCTGGTTGTCGCCGCCGGGATGGACCACCGGCTGCTGGCCGCCGGCGCGCCGTACGACCTCATCATCGCCAACATCCTGGCGCCGCCGCTGGTGGCGATCAGCCGGCCGGTCAGCGCCGCACTGGCGCCGGGCGGGGTGCTGGTGCTGGCAGGCCTGCTGCGGTCACATGCGGTGCGGGTGCGCGGGGCCTATCGCAAACATGGGCTGGTGCCGCTGGAGCCGCAACGCGGGCGCGGCGAATGGCCCTGCGTGGTGTTGACCAGACCGTAA